A genomic segment from Corythoichthys intestinalis isolate RoL2023-P3 chromosome 2, ASM3026506v1, whole genome shotgun sequence encodes:
- the LOC130910563 gene encoding retrotransposon-derived protein PEG10: MDPADNTAGSPTSLADHHQAIDYLFSKVTDITHALQSIQAQLTPLPQARTAPSPLRHPTASPSHTPVANPASSATGREPHVPAPAPYDGNLGTCRAFLVQCSLVFEQQPSMYQGDRAKIAYLIGSMRGTALDWASSIWEQGSPLCTSYSRFTEEMRKIFDHPVRGREAAKRIMSVRQGSRSVAEFSIEFRTLAAESRFNDAALQEIFTGALNESLKDELATRDEPDSLDSLIRLSIQIDNRQRERRRQRKEQPGAPRTRFAALPSPPPLPVQVTDAAPATPPPADQPEPMQLGRTRLSQEERTRRYAAQLCIYCGQGGHFIRSCPVRPGNC, translated from the coding sequence ATGGATCCCGCGGACAACACAGCCGGCTCACCCACGTCACTCGCCGACCACCACCAAGCCATAGACTATCTCTTCAGTAAGGTAACGGACATAACTCATGCACTCCAATCCATCCAGGCGCAACTCACACCACTACCTCAGGCGCGCACGGCCCCGTCACCCCTACGTCACCCCACCGCCTCGCCAAGCCACACGCCTGTTGCTAACCCAGCGTCATCGGCTACAGGTCGAGAACCCCACGTTCCCGCACCGGCTCCATACGACGGTAACCTTGGCACGTGTCGGGCTTTCTTAGTCCAGTGCAGCCTTGTTTTTGAGCAACAGCCGTCCATGTATCAGGGGGACAGAGCAAAGATAGCTTACCTTATTGGTAGCATGAGAGGGACCGCGTTGGATTGGGCTTCCTCCATATGGGAGCAGGGTTCCCCGTTGTGCACGTCATACTCCCGCTTCACAGAGGAGATGCGCAAAATCTTCGACCATCCCGTTCGCGGCAGAGAGGCCGCTAAGCGAATTATGTCCGTGCGCCAAGGGTCTCGGAGCGTCGCAGAATTCTCAATCGAGTTCCGGACACTAGCCGCTGAAAGCCGTTTCAACGACGCGGCGCTCCAGGAGATTTTCACCGGCGCATTGAACGAATCTCTTAAAGACGAATTGGCTACGAGGGACGAGCCGGATTCATTGGACAGTCTGATTCGATTATCGATTCAAATCGATAATCGCCAGAGGGAGAGACGACGACAACGCAAGGAACAACCGGGCGCTCCGCGCACTCGCTTCGCGGCCCTTCCGTCCCCGCCTCCACTTCCTGTACAGGTCACAGACGCTGCGCCGGCGACCCCGCCCCCTGCTGACCAGCCCGAGCCCATGCAATTGGGTCGCACCAGGCTCTCCCAAGAGGAGCGCACACGCAGGTATGCTGCTCAATTGTGCATTTACTGCGGTCAGGGAGGGCACTTTATACGCAGCTGCCCGGTGCGTCCGGGAAACTGCTAG